Proteins from a genomic interval of Musa acuminata AAA Group cultivar baxijiao chromosome BXJ1-9, Cavendish_Baxijiao_AAA, whole genome shotgun sequence:
- the LOC135593024 gene encoding brassinosteroid-related acyltransferase 1-like isoform X1 — MAANRVDYHEVFTTKTITVCPRARPPHAHEAKVIHLSNLDRKCPALMYLVFFYRSTPPLHGRQLSSASLFSSLKRGLEEAMSDWYPAAGRLCLAPPPPTGKINLACTNSGALLVEAATRATISDLGDLAQHNDFYERLVCKPPSGACFADTPLVVGQVTKFACGGYSIGVGTNHALFDGAANYSFLSAWASKTVGRAAEGQVELVEPVHERGRLLVCHGQSQVSLSKAADREGEMGGFMALDHLHQLIKQAVSANCIVPGGQLKLSEMDSTGHEHLVLRTFSVSASMVSRLKSKAASGSAGISCSSFEVVAAHLWKVRTKAFNIAKHRMVCLQFAVDARARMRPPLPKGFTGNAYVLSSVACTSAELEEASLAAVVGKIKVAKQAVTDSYVMKYLAALNAAPQVALPPLPELTMVSDWTKTPYHSIDFGIGKAVFVTPLATPFPQVAYFMQSPSEAGRVDVRIGLPHMHLQAFTRYFLSAM; from the exons ATGGCAGCCAACAGAGTGGATTACCATGAGGTTTTCACCACCAAGACCATAACAGTCTGTCCACGAGCTCGCCCTCCTCATGCTCATGAGGCCAAAGTCATCCATCTCTCAAATCTGGACAGAAAGTGTCCCGCCCTAATGTACTTGGTGTTCTTTTACAGATCAACTCCACCCCTTCATGGCCGGCAGCTTTCATCTGCTTCTCTTTTCTCCTCCTTAAAAAGGGGACTGGAGGAGGCCATGTCCGATTGGTACCCAGCTGCAGGCCGGCTGTGCCTCGCCCCACCACCACCCACCGGGAAGATCAACCTGGCTTGCACCAATTCCGGTGCACTTCTGGTCGAGGCAGCCACCCGAGCTACGATTTCAGATCTCGGAGACCTAGCTCAGCACAATGACTTCTACGAACGCCTGGTCTGCAAGCCTCCCTCCGGGGCCTGCTTCGCCGACACGCCGCTTGTCGTCGGTCAG GTGACCAAGTTTGCGTGTGGAGGCTACTCGATTGGGGTGGGCACAAACCACGCGCTCTTTGATGGGGCGGCAAACTACAGTTTCTTGAGTGCATGGGCTTCCAAGACGGTGGGGAGGGCAGCTGAAGGACAGGTGGAGCTCGTCGAGCCGGTCCATGAGAGAGGAAGGCTCTTGGTCTGCCATGGCCAGAGCCAGGTGAGCTTATCGAAGGCTGCCGATCGAGAAGGCGAGATGGGAGGGTTCATGGCTCTCGATCATCTGCATCAGCTGATCAAACAGGCAGTGTCTGCGAACTGCATCGTTCCCGGTGGGCAGCTGAAGCTCTCGGAGATGGACAGCACAGGGCACGAGCACTTGGTGCTGAGAACGTTCTCTGTGAGTGCTTCCATGGTGAGCAGGCTTAAGAGCAAAGCTGCAAGCGGCTCCGCTGGCATTTCCTGCTCTTCCTTCGAGGTGGTGGCTGCTCATCTATGGAAG GTGAGGACTAAAGCCTTCAACATAGCGAAGCACAGAATGGTGTGTCTCCAATTTGCAGTAGACGCGAGGGCTCGGATGCGTCCGCCACTGCCGAAAGGCTTCACAGGCAATGCCTATGTCCTCTCCTCCGTTGCATGCACCAGTGCCGAGCTTGAGGAGGCTAGCCTGGCTGCTGTGGTCGGAAAGATCAAGGTGGCAAAGCAGGCAGTGACTGACAGCTACGTGATGAAGTATCTGGCGGCCCTCAATGCCGCCCCCCAAGTGGCTCTCCCCCCACTGCCGGAGCTGACGATGGTGTCGGACTGGACAAAGACCCCGTACCACAGCATCGATTTCGGGATTGGGAAAGCAGTCTTTGTGACTCCCTTGGCCACTCCATTTCCTCAGGTTGCGTACTTCATGCAGAGCCCGAGTGAAGCGGGAAGGGTGGACGTGAGGATTGGGTTGCCTCACATGCATCTGCAGGCTTTCACCCGCTACTTCCTGTCTGCAATGTAA
- the LOC135593024 gene encoding brassinosteroid-related acyltransferase 1-like isoform X2 — protein MSDWYPAAGRLCLAPPPPTGKINLACTNSGALLVEAATRATISDLGDLAQHNDFYERLVCKPPSGACFADTPLVVGQVTKFACGGYSIGVGTNHALFDGAANYSFLSAWASKTVGRAAEGQVELVEPVHERGRLLVCHGQSQVSLSKAADREGEMGGFMALDHLHQLIKQAVSANCIVPGGQLKLSEMDSTGHEHLVLRTFSVSASMVSRLKSKAASGSAGISCSSFEVVAAHLWKVRTKAFNIAKHRMVCLQFAVDARARMRPPLPKGFTGNAYVLSSVACTSAELEEASLAAVVGKIKVAKQAVTDSYVMKYLAALNAAPQVALPPLPELTMVSDWTKTPYHSIDFGIGKAVFVTPLATPFPQVAYFMQSPSEAGRVDVRIGLPHMHLQAFTRYFLSAM, from the exons ATGTCCGATTGGTACCCAGCTGCAGGCCGGCTGTGCCTCGCCCCACCACCACCCACCGGGAAGATCAACCTGGCTTGCACCAATTCCGGTGCACTTCTGGTCGAGGCAGCCACCCGAGCTACGATTTCAGATCTCGGAGACCTAGCTCAGCACAATGACTTCTACGAACGCCTGGTCTGCAAGCCTCCCTCCGGGGCCTGCTTCGCCGACACGCCGCTTGTCGTCGGTCAG GTGACCAAGTTTGCGTGTGGAGGCTACTCGATTGGGGTGGGCACAAACCACGCGCTCTTTGATGGGGCGGCAAACTACAGTTTCTTGAGTGCATGGGCTTCCAAGACGGTGGGGAGGGCAGCTGAAGGACAGGTGGAGCTCGTCGAGCCGGTCCATGAGAGAGGAAGGCTCTTGGTCTGCCATGGCCAGAGCCAGGTGAGCTTATCGAAGGCTGCCGATCGAGAAGGCGAGATGGGAGGGTTCATGGCTCTCGATCATCTGCATCAGCTGATCAAACAGGCAGTGTCTGCGAACTGCATCGTTCCCGGTGGGCAGCTGAAGCTCTCGGAGATGGACAGCACAGGGCACGAGCACTTGGTGCTGAGAACGTTCTCTGTGAGTGCTTCCATGGTGAGCAGGCTTAAGAGCAAAGCTGCAAGCGGCTCCGCTGGCATTTCCTGCTCTTCCTTCGAGGTGGTGGCTGCTCATCTATGGAAG GTGAGGACTAAAGCCTTCAACATAGCGAAGCACAGAATGGTGTGTCTCCAATTTGCAGTAGACGCGAGGGCTCGGATGCGTCCGCCACTGCCGAAAGGCTTCACAGGCAATGCCTATGTCCTCTCCTCCGTTGCATGCACCAGTGCCGAGCTTGAGGAGGCTAGCCTGGCTGCTGTGGTCGGAAAGATCAAGGTGGCAAAGCAGGCAGTGACTGACAGCTACGTGATGAAGTATCTGGCGGCCCTCAATGCCGCCCCCCAAGTGGCTCTCCCCCCACTGCCGGAGCTGACGATGGTGTCGGACTGGACAAAGACCCCGTACCACAGCATCGATTTCGGGATTGGGAAAGCAGTCTTTGTGACTCCCTTGGCCACTCCATTTCCTCAGGTTGCGTACTTCATGCAGAGCCCGAGTGAAGCGGGAAGGGTGGACGTGAGGATTGGGTTGCCTCACATGCATCTGCAGGCTTTCACCCGCTACTTCCTGTCTGCAATGTAA